AATTCGTATGGCAACAAAAAATGGTCGTTATATTTTATCACGCAGACGTGCTAAATTGAGAACACGTTTAACTGTTTCTAGTAAATAGTAGGTTAATATTGTGCTAGATTATTTTTTTAAAAAAAAATTAAGATTGTTGAATTCTGTAAATTTTCAATATGTTTTTAGTCAACCCTCTAAAAAAAATACTTTAGAGATAAGTATATTAGGACGTTTGAATTTTTTACAATATCCTAGATTAGGTCTAAGTATACCTCGTAAAAATATTAAACATGCTCATAATCGAAATTTAATTAAACGATTAGTTCGAGAAACTTTTCGTTTATTACAACATAAATTAATTGCAATGGATTTTATCGTTATAGCACAAAAAAAAATTACTAATTTAAAGAACAAAAAGATAATAAATATGTTAAACATTTTATGGTCTAATTATTACCGATAATTTTATTATCTACTTAATTCAAATCATTTTGTCATGAATACAATTAAATTATCAATTGTATTCCATCCATATATTATTTTTTTATATATTTTAATGATTTATTTTTTTTAAATCATAGATTTAAACAGTAGATAGCTATAATTATTTAATTTTAAATATTAAAGATACAAGTGAATATTAATTATGGAAGTACAACGTAATTTTTTTATTTTTGCTTTTTTATTTGTTTCTTTTTTGCTTTGGCAAGCATGGCAAAGTCAATCATTTCCAAGAAACAAAATGAATGAAAAAACAGAAAAAATTTTTCATTTAACTGGTACAAATAAAAATAAAAAACAAATTTTTCTTAAAAATAATGTAGTTAGTTTATTAGTAAATATGTATGGAGGTGATATAGAAGAAGCAAATTTACTTGCATATAAAGAGACATTATATTCATCTCATCCTTTTAAACTTCTTGAAACTACACCTGATTTTATTTATCAGGCACAAAGTGGTTTAATTGGTAAAAATGGTCCAGATAGTTCAATATATAATACTAGACCATTATATTCTTCTAATAAAAAATTTTTCGAACTAAAAGAAGGTCAAAAAGAACTACGTGTTCCAATAAAATGGAGTGATAAAAACGGTGTAACTTATACAAAAATTTTCATTCTCAAACCCGATAGATACGACATTGAAGTAGAATATGATATTTGTAATTTGAGTAAAGATAGATTAGAAATGAATATGTTTGGCCAAATTAAACAAACAATCAAGTTACCTAAAAATCGTGATATTTATAGTGGTAATTTTGCTCTTCAAACATTTCGTGGTGCTGCTTATTCTAGTACTACTAATAAATATGAAAAATATAAATTCGATACAATTTCTAACAATAAAAACTTAAACGTTATTACAGAAAAAGGATGGATTGCAATGTTACAGCAATATTTTGCTGTTGCTTGGATTCCTGATAATTTAGGTCAAAATACAATATATACTTCTAGTTTAGATAACGGTGTTGTAGCAATTGGTTATAAGTCATCTTCTATTAATATTTTACCAAATTCTAGAACTTTGATAAAATCAAAATTATGGGTTGGTCCTGAAATACAAAAAGAAATGAAATTAGTAGCTCCAAATTTAGATTTAACAGTCGATTATGGTTGGCTCTGGTTTTTATCTCAACCGTTGTTTAAATTATTAACTATTATAAATAGTATTATAAATAACTGGGGTTTTTCTATTATTTTAATTACTTTTATTATGAAAATAATAACTTATCCTCTGACAAAATCACAATATGTTTCAATGTCAAAAATACGTGCATTACAACCCAAAATTAAAGAAATAAAAGAAGCGTTTTCAGATAACAAACAACGAATTAGTCAAGAAATGATTATTTTATATAAAAAAGAAAAAATAAATCCTTTAGGTGGATTTTTACCTGTTTTTATTCAAATGCCAGTTTTCTTATCTCTTTATTATATGCTGATAGGTTCTGTTGAATTACGTCATGCTCCTTTTGTATTATGGATTAAAGATTTATCTAGTCAGGATCCATTTTATGTATTGCCTATAATAATGGGTTTGACGATGTTTTTTATTCAAAAAACATCATCTAATAATATTTCTGATCCTATTCAAAAAAAGATTATGAATTTTATGCCTGTTATTTTTACAGTGTTTTTTTTATGGTTTCCTTCAGGATTAGTTTTGTATTACATTGTTAGTAATTTAGTCACTATTATACAACAAAAGTTTATTTTTTCTAATTTTAAAAGCAATTAGTTTCATAAGATTAATATTTCAAAAATTGAAAAATAAATAATTAAGTTTTAAACTCGTAACATTTATAATGTAAGAAAATATTTTATGATTCATATTGAAACAATTGTTGCACCAGTTACTTCTCCAGGAA
The sequence above is a segment of the Buchnera aphidicola str. G002 (Myzus persicae) genome. Coding sequences within it:
- the yidC gene encoding membrane protein insertase YidC, producing the protein MEVQRNFFIFAFLFVSFLLWQAWQSQSFPRNKMNEKTEKIFHLTGTNKNKKQIFLKNNVVSLLVNMYGGDIEEANLLAYKETLYSSHPFKLLETTPDFIYQAQSGLIGKNGPDSSIYNTRPLYSSNKKFFELKEGQKELRVPIKWSDKNGVTYTKIFILKPDRYDIEVEYDICNLSKDRLEMNMFGQIKQTIKLPKNRDIYSGNFALQTFRGAAYSSTTNKYEKYKFDTISNNKNLNVITEKGWIAMLQQYFAVAWIPDNLGQNTIYTSSLDNGVVAIGYKSSSINILPNSRTLIKSKLWVGPEIQKEMKLVAPNLDLTVDYGWLWFLSQPLFKLLTIINSIINNWGFSIILITFIMKIITYPLTKSQYVSMSKIRALQPKIKEIKEAFSDNKQRISQEMIILYKKEKINPLGGFLPVFIQMPVFLSLYYMLIGSVELRHAPFVLWIKDLSSQDPFYVLPIIMGLTMFFIQKTSSNNISDPIQKKIMNFMPVIFTVFFLWFPSGLVLYYIVSNLVTIIQQKFIFSNFKSN
- the rnpA gene encoding ribonuclease P protein component — encoded protein: MLDYFFKKKLRLLNSVNFQYVFSQPSKKNTLEISILGRLNFLQYPRLGLSIPRKNIKHAHNRNLIKRLVRETFRLLQHKLIAMDFIVIAQKKITNLKNKKIINMLNILWSNYYR
- the rpmH gene encoding 50S ribosomal protein L34 gives rise to the protein MKRTFQPSVLKRNRSHGFRIRMATKNGRYILSRRRAKLRTRLTVSSK